From a single Adhaeribacter swui genomic region:
- a CDS encoding RagB/SusD family nutrient uptake outer membrane protein: MKFNKNIYLLTLGLASLLPLSCKDFLNETDTRRISEESLFKKPADGINLVNAIYDTFHDGDFMNKSLWYGANFLSQDFHNYGADSFFETYEIPSTFQPLNIAWRRSYQGIARANSAIPIIAKMKEDGVLSQELANRLTGEAYFLRGVFYYYLASSFGGVPLELQTVTDEGRHPRNTQDEVFASVAADMQTAADLLPWKEELSNDDLGRATKGAAIAYKGSALMWIKKYDEAVATFNLLDGRYQLMENFIDIHEFDKQNNQESIFEVQFLAGADQSWGHANETIWFTSFHMPEEASNFGYSYADQKLYNSFEPGDKRKAATVIGPGDEHASPAIEIKNYPKVKAQFKGINTLGTLNPNNPRDKSGWWRGSDTLRSGYYSVKTWRDPNVTGSTSEPGGKEYIFNGQNVIMMRLGEVLLSKAEALAKSGNEAAARDIVNNIIRKRAGLGPVDPSLSFNDVIINEYRHELTGEMSLWYLLRRNGEHINYVKKEFGITIPTGKDLLPIPQEAILNNSTIVQNPGYL, translated from the coding sequence ATGAAATTTAATAAGAATATATACTTGCTTACCTTAGGACTAGCCAGCTTATTGCCGCTTAGTTGTAAGGATTTTTTAAATGAAACCGATACTCGGAGAATTTCGGAAGAATCATTATTTAAAAAACCAGCCGATGGTATTAACCTGGTAAACGCCATTTACGATACTTTCCACGACGGTGACTTTATGAACAAATCGTTATGGTACGGCGCTAACTTTTTGTCGCAGGATTTTCATAACTACGGGGCGGACTCTTTTTTTGAAACTTACGAGATCCCTTCTACTTTCCAGCCTTTGAATATTGCCTGGCGTCGTTCTTACCAAGGCATTGCCCGGGCAAACTCGGCTATTCCGATTATTGCCAAAATGAAAGAAGATGGCGTTTTGAGTCAAGAATTGGCAAACCGTTTAACTGGGGAAGCTTACTTTTTAAGAGGTGTATTTTATTATTACCTAGCATCGAGCTTTGGCGGCGTACCATTAGAGTTACAAACCGTTACCGACGAAGGCCGTCACCCAAGAAATACCCAGGACGAAGTTTTTGCATCCGTTGCCGCGGATATGCAAACGGCTGCTGATTTGTTGCCTTGGAAAGAAGAGCTTTCGAACGACGATTTAGGTCGGGCAACTAAAGGCGCGGCGATCGCCTACAAAGGCTCCGCGCTGATGTGGATTAAGAAGTACGACGAAGCGGTGGCTACTTTTAATTTACTCGATGGCCGTTACCAGTTAATGGAAAATTTTATTGATATCCACGAGTTTGATAAGCAAAACAACCAGGAGTCGATCTTTGAAGTGCAGTTTTTAGCTGGCGCGGATCAGTCCTGGGGGCACGCGAACGAAACCATTTGGTTTACGTCGTTCCACATGCCCGAGGAAGCCTCTAACTTCGGTTACTCATACGCCGATCAAAAATTATATAATTCATTTGAGCCCGGCGATAAACGGAAAGCGGCTACAGTAATTGGACCTGGCGATGAGCACGCGAGTCCGGCCATTGAAATTAAAAATTACCCGAAAGTTAAAGCGCAGTTTAAGGGCATTAACACTTTAGGTACGCTTAACCCGAATAACCCAAGAGATAAGAGCGGCTGGTGGCGCGGTTCCGATACGCTGCGTTCCGGTTATTACAGCGTAAAAACCTGGCGCGACCCGAACGTGACCGGTAGCACCAGCGAACCAGGCGGCAAAGAGTATATCTTTAATGGCCAGAACGTAATCATGATGCGTTTAGGCGAAGTGTTACTGAGCAAAGCTGAAGCCTTGGCTAAATCCGGCAACGAAGCTGCCGCGCGGGATATCGTAAACAACATCATCCGGAAACGGGCTGGTTTAGGACCAGTAGACCCATCGTTATCATTTAATGATGTCATTATTAACGAATACCGTCATGAATTAACCGGCGAAATGTCGTTGTGGTATTTGTTAAGAAGAAATGGGGAGCACATTAACTACGTGAAAAAAGAATTTGGCATTACCATTCCAACCGGTAAAGATTTGCTGCCTATTCCGCAGGAAGCCATTCTGAATAACTCTACCATCGTACAAAATCCGGGTTATTTATAA
- a CDS encoding VCBS repeat-containing protein: MKFKIFVFLLSCFLLTQCHFFQQPTLYTLLKPSATGVTFANTITEDDSLNILNFVYLYNGAGVAAGDVNQDGLPDLYFGGNIVSSKLYLNKGNFKFEDITLPAGVTTKLWATGVSMIDINQDGRLDIYLCTVKPLSTKGVPNLLFINQGQDANGKPIFKEEAQAYGLADTGYSTQSAFFDYDRDGDLDMYLLTNASDKTNRNNPNYKLTKGQNPNTDRLYRNNGNNTFTNVSQEAGIQIEGWGLGVGISDINQDGWPDIYVANDFISNDLLWINNKNGTFTNKIGEYLKHQSYNAMGTDIADYNNDGLVDIMVLDMLPEDNKRQKTTMDVQNYDRFEINKRMGYEIQYVRNSLQLNNGNNTFSEVGQLAGVYATDWSWGPLLADYDNDGWRDLFVTNGYVRDITDLDYIHYRQTSLQFGDENAVAEKEKEAFSQVPKVKIPNYIYKNRRNLTFADKTKAWGLEEASNSNGAVYADLDNDGDLDLVVNNINAEAFIYQNNAEKLEKNNFLKIKLNGAAPNQEGIGTTIRLKTKGQQQYYEHYLTRGFKSSVDPVAHFGLGKALVIDSLEITWPDGKYQLLTKVKANQILTVSYQNATSEKPMVKPSPEPLFQEVAAEHTIAFKHTEEDYIDFKNQPLMPHKLSQNGPGLAVGDVNNDGLDDFFVGGSARKTGTIFYQDKNGKFTSKPLSTTPNTEDDTGALLFDADNDNDLDLYVATGGNENLDPEAYLHRLYKNDGKGNFNLEPQALPQIMVSGSVVTAADYDRDGDLDLFVGGRNSPKKYPMPGQSCLLQNNKGTFRNVTSSLCKELESVGMVTAALWTDFDQDNQIDLIVTGEWMPLLFFKNEQGIFKNVTNQTGLTHTEGWWNSLTAGDFDNDGDLDYVAGNLGLNSRYKASVNQPVSLIAKDFDKNGNIDPVMGYYIQGKNYPTSPRDALTDQLVSMRKKFPRYSDYGDATFDQLFTPEELQGAYQAKSYTFSSSYIQNQGNGKFTIKPLPMPAQVAPVYGMLATDFNHDGNLDLLLVGNSYATETAVGYYDASVGTALAGTGKGTFKMIAPKTTGFNVSGDAKAMAQLLTTGDTPLMLVSQNADSLKAFRPTQIQNNQIIKLQPTDAYADLYFKNGKKRREEFNYGTGYLSQSSRTLISQDLSKVTITDFKGKQRQINFDPKELTLQTRK, encoded by the coding sequence ATGAAATTTAAAATTTTTGTTTTTTTACTAAGTTGCTTCCTCCTGACGCAGTGCCACTTTTTTCAGCAGCCTACGCTGTACACCTTACTTAAACCCTCCGCCACCGGGGTAACTTTTGCCAACACCATTACCGAAGATGATTCCCTGAATATTTTAAATTTTGTGTACCTCTACAATGGTGCGGGCGTAGCGGCCGGCGATGTAAACCAGGATGGCCTCCCTGACCTGTATTTTGGCGGCAACATAGTTTCGAGTAAACTGTACTTAAACAAAGGAAATTTTAAATTTGAAGATATAACCCTGCCGGCGGGTGTGACCACTAAACTGTGGGCCACCGGAGTCAGCATGATTGATATTAACCAGGATGGTCGCCTGGATATTTACCTGTGCACGGTTAAACCTCTTTCTACTAAGGGAGTACCTAATTTATTGTTTATTAACCAAGGCCAGGATGCCAATGGTAAACCCATTTTTAAAGAAGAAGCTCAGGCTTACGGCTTAGCCGATACGGGTTATAGCACCCAATCGGCATTTTTTGATTACGACCGCGACGGCGACCTGGATATGTATTTGCTCACCAACGCCTCCGATAAAACCAACCGCAACAACCCAAATTACAAACTTACCAAGGGCCAGAACCCCAACACCGACCGGTTATATCGCAACAACGGCAATAACACTTTTACCAATGTATCTCAAGAAGCTGGCATTCAGATAGAAGGCTGGGGCCTGGGGGTAGGAATCAGTGATATTAACCAGGACGGCTGGCCCGATATTTACGTAGCCAACGACTTTATCAGCAACGATTTACTCTGGATTAACAATAAAAACGGCACCTTCACGAACAAAATCGGCGAATATTTAAAGCACCAGAGCTACAACGCCATGGGTACCGATATTGCCGACTACAACAACGACGGCTTGGTGGATATTATGGTTCTGGACATGCTACCCGAAGATAACAAGCGCCAGAAAACCACCATGGACGTGCAAAACTACGACCGCTTCGAGATAAACAAGCGCATGGGTTACGAAATCCAGTACGTGCGCAACAGTTTGCAACTCAATAACGGCAACAACACTTTCAGCGAAGTGGGCCAGCTAGCCGGCGTGTACGCTACTGATTGGAGCTGGGGACCTTTGCTGGCTGATTACGACAACGATGGCTGGCGAGATTTATTTGTGACGAACGGGTACGTGCGCGATATTACCGATTTAGATTACATCCATTACCGCCAGACTTCTTTGCAGTTTGGCGACGAAAATGCAGTGGCCGAAAAAGAAAAAGAAGCTTTTAGCCAGGTACCCAAAGTTAAAATCCCGAATTACATCTACAAGAACCGCCGCAATTTAACCTTTGCCGACAAAACCAAAGCCTGGGGCTTAGAAGAAGCTTCTAACTCCAACGGAGCCGTTTACGCCGACCTGGATAATGATGGCGACTTAGACTTGGTGGTCAATAACATCAACGCCGAAGCTTTTATTTACCAGAACAACGCCGAGAAGCTGGAAAAAAATAATTTTTTAAAAATTAAGCTAAATGGCGCTGCTCCCAACCAGGAAGGTATTGGCACAACTATCCGGTTAAAAACAAAAGGCCAGCAACAATACTACGAGCATTATCTCACGCGGGGTTTTAAGTCGTCTGTGGATCCGGTGGCTCATTTTGGTTTAGGCAAAGCTCTGGTAATTGATAGCCTGGAAATTACCTGGCCCGACGGGAAGTATCAGCTCCTCACGAAAGTAAAAGCCAACCAAATTTTAACGGTCTCTTACCAAAATGCCACTTCAGAAAAACCAATGGTTAAACCCAGTCCGGAACCATTGTTTCAGGAAGTTGCTGCGGAACACACCATTGCATTTAAACACACCGAAGAAGATTACATTGATTTTAAAAATCAGCCCTTGATGCCGCACAAACTATCGCAAAACGGACCGGGTTTGGCGGTAGGCGATGTAAATAACGACGGGCTGGATGATTTTTTTGTGGGCGGCTCCGCCCGAAAAACCGGGACCATCTTCTACCAGGATAAAAACGGCAAATTCACAAGTAAACCTTTAAGTACTACTCCCAATACCGAAGACGATACCGGCGCTTTGCTTTTTGATGCCGATAACGATAACGATTTGGATTTATACGTGGCTACCGGCGGCAACGAAAACCTGGACCCAGAAGCTTATTTGCACCGCTTGTACAAAAACGACGGGAAAGGCAATTTTAATTTAGAACCACAGGCGCTACCGCAAATTATGGTGAGTGGCTCCGTTGTAACGGCCGCTGATTATGACCGGGACGGCGATTTAGACTTATTTGTGGGTGGCCGCAACAGCCCTAAAAAATACCCCATGCCGGGCCAAAGTTGCTTGTTGCAAAACAATAAAGGTACTTTCCGGAATGTAACTTCCAGCTTGTGTAAAGAACTGGAATCAGTTGGTATGGTTACGGCCGCCCTCTGGACGGACTTTGACCAGGATAACCAGATTGACTTAATTGTTACGGGCGAATGGATGCCTTTGCTTTTTTTTAAAAATGAGCAAGGAATTTTTAAAAACGTGACGAATCAAACCGGTTTAACCCACACCGAAGGCTGGTGGAATAGCTTAACGGCCGGTGATTTTGACAACGACGGCGACCTGGATTACGTGGCCGGTAACCTGGGCTTAAACTCCCGGTACAAAGCCTCGGTAAATCAGCCGGTAAGTTTGATAGCCAAAGATTTCGATAAAAACGGCAACATCGATCCCGTGATGGGTTATTATATCCAAGGAAAAAATTACCCAACCTCACCCCGTGATGCGCTGACGGACCAATTAGTTTCGATGCGCAAGAAGTTTCCGCGCTACTCCGATTACGGTGATGCTACCTTTGATCAATTGTTCACGCCCGAGGAATTACAAGGTGCTTACCAGGCGAAAAGCTATACCTTCAGCAGCAGCTACATTCAAAACCAAGGCAATGGCAAATTCACGATCAAACCCTTACCCATGCCAGCCCAGGTTGCGCCGGTGTATGGCATGTTAGCTACCGATTTCAATCACGACGGCAACCTGGATTTGCTTTTAGTGGGTAATTCTTACGCCACCGAAACCGCCGTGGGGTATTACGATGCTTCGGTGGGTACTGCATTGGCCGGAACGGGGAAAGGTACTTTTAAAATGATTGCGCCGAAAACAACGGGTTTTAACGTGAGCGGTGATGCCAAAGCTATGGCTCAGTTACTAACTACCGGCGATACACCTTTAATGCTGGTAAGCCAAAATGCCGATAGTTTAAAAGCATTTAGGCCAACTCAAATACAAAATAATCAAATCATTAAACTGCAGCCCACCGATGCCTATGCCGATTTATATTTCAAAAATGGGAAAAAACGGCGGGAAGAATTTAATTACGGTACGGGCTATTTATCCCAATCCAGCCGGACGTTAATCAGCCAGGATTTATCAAAAGTTACAATTACGGATTTTAAGGGCAAGCAGCGGCAAATTAACTTTGATCCGAAAGAACTAACGCTCCAAACCAGGAAATAG
- a CDS encoding AGE family epimerase/isomerase, giving the protein MIFKKQCFKLPLAITVLGLVGFYLTSFKPADDPTERARLATVIEKSIKTEMLNKWYPQAVDKEAGGFLSTFSYDWKPVGEQDKMIVTQARHIWSNSKASQLYPEADYYLPSAKHGVAFLRDKMWDKTNGGFFTLVDRQGNVKKQEGGYAGGGKNAYGNAFAIYALAAYYQASGDTSALNLAKKTFRWLEKHSHDPVNKGYYQTLADDGTPIQRTSDVPSTSDVGYKDQNSSIHLLEALSELYLVWPDPLVRERLQEMLVLIRDTLVNEKGYLTLFFTPDWKPISFRDSSEADIDKHHTLDEVSFGHDIETAYLLLEASHILGLHNDTKTMAVAKKLTDHTIRNGFDNKVGGFYDAGYYFKDKTDITIIKDTKNWWAQAEGLNTLLLMADHFPKDSLNYFSLFQKEWKYINTYIIDHEHGEWYMGGIDKEPDMKTAQKGQIWKASYHQFRALSNIVQRLRPDKTAPAAPKNLKKSGTGTLVLNWDKATDNRRVIGYNLYQNNKRIGFTPLTSFALANAAKLKGSKITIKAIDYQGNQSANSTAITL; this is encoded by the coding sequence ATGATTTTTAAAAAACAATGCTTTAAACTGCCGTTGGCCATTACTGTATTGGGTTTGGTTGGCTTTTACCTAACCTCCTTTAAACCCGCCGATGACCCTACCGAAAGAGCCCGGTTAGCCACGGTAATCGAAAAATCCATTAAAACCGAGATGCTGAATAAGTGGTATCCGCAGGCGGTAGATAAAGAAGCAGGTGGATTTCTGAGTACGTTTTCTTACGACTGGAAACCCGTGGGCGAGCAGGACAAGATGATTGTAACCCAGGCCCGGCACATTTGGTCTAATTCTAAAGCCTCGCAGCTTTACCCCGAAGCAGATTATTATTTACCCAGCGCGAAACACGGCGTAGCTTTTCTGCGCGACAAAATGTGGGACAAAACCAACGGCGGCTTTTTTACTTTAGTAGACCGCCAGGGCAACGTAAAAAAACAAGAAGGTGGCTACGCGGGTGGCGGTAAAAATGCTTACGGCAATGCTTTTGCCATTTACGCTTTAGCGGCTTACTACCAGGCTTCCGGCGATACCAGCGCGTTAAACTTAGCTAAGAAAACGTTTCGCTGGCTCGAAAAACACAGCCACGACCCGGTAAATAAAGGCTACTACCAAACCCTGGCCGATGATGGTACGCCCATCCAGCGCACCAGCGATGTTCCTTCTACATCTGATGTGGGTTACAAAGACCAGAACAGTTCCATTCACTTACTCGAAGCTTTATCGGAATTGTATTTGGTGTGGCCCGATCCTTTGGTGCGCGAGCGTTTGCAGGAAATGCTGGTTCTTATCCGCGATACTTTGGTAAATGAGAAAGGCTATTTAACCTTATTTTTTACACCGGATTGGAAGCCCATCAGCTTCCGGGATTCTTCCGAAGCCGATATTGATAAACACCATACCCTGGACGAGGTTTCTTTCGGCCACGACATTGAAACGGCTTATTTGTTACTGGAAGCTTCGCACATTTTAGGCTTGCACAACGACACCAAAACCATGGCCGTCGCCAAAAAATTAACTGATCATACCATCCGTAACGGGTTTGATAACAAAGTGGGTGGGTTCTACGATGCCGGGTATTATTTTAAAGATAAAACGGATATTACCATAATTAAAGACACCAAAAACTGGTGGGCCCAGGCCGAAGGTTTAAATACCTTGTTGCTCATGGCCGATCATTTCCCGAAAGATTCGCTGAACTACTTCAGCTTGTTTCAGAAAGAGTGGAAATACATAAATACGTATATTATTGATCACGAGCACGGCGAATGGTACATGGGCGGCATCGATAAAGAACCGGATATGAAAACGGCCCAAAAAGGCCAGATCTGGAAAGCTTCTTACCACCAGTTCCGGGCCTTATCCAACATTGTGCAACGCTTGCGCCCTGATAAAACCGCTCCTGCGGCACCTAAAAATTTAAAAAAGAGTGGCACCGGTACGTTGGTTTTAAACTGGGATAAAGCCACTGATAACCGGCGGGTGATCGGTTACAATCTGTACCAAAACAACAAACGCATTGGTTTTACGCCACTCACCAGCTTTGCTTTGGCCAATGCCGCCAAATTAAAAGGCAGTAAAATCACGATTAAAGCCATTGATTACCAAGGCAACCAATCAGCGAATAGTACGGCTATTACACTTTAA
- a CDS encoding sugar phosphate isomerase/epimerase family protein, giving the protein MKKIICSLSFAALLGLGATDTFAQKGTPIFPQAPGMEAYTYRESFKKDIPATLDSIKALGITELESSPNPNGLTPEAFRKMLDERGLTVPAIGAGYEDLVKDPAEVARKAKVLGAKYVMVAWIPHKKEFTLEDAKKAAADFNQAGKVLQEQGVTLCYHNHGYEFQPYQNGTLFDYLAENTDPKYVSFEMDMLWAYHGGQDPVKLLNKYGSRWKLMHLKDLRKGVKGDLTGNTSTENDVVLGTGQLDVPAILLAAKKVGIKHYFIEDESPRWSKQVPKTMAYLKSLKE; this is encoded by the coding sequence ATGAAGAAAATTATTTGCTCATTGAGTTTCGCGGCGCTGCTAGGTTTAGGCGCTACCGACACTTTTGCTCAAAAAGGCACGCCCATTTTCCCGCAGGCACCCGGTATGGAAGCTTACACCTACCGCGAAAGTTTTAAGAAAGACATCCCTGCTACCCTGGATTCTATCAAAGCCTTAGGCATTACCGAACTGGAAAGCAGCCCTAATCCGAATGGCTTAACCCCGGAAGCTTTCCGCAAAATGCTCGACGAACGCGGCTTAACTGTGCCGGCCATTGGCGCCGGCTACGAAGATTTAGTAAAAGACCCTGCCGAAGTGGCGCGTAAAGCTAAGGTTTTGGGTGCCAAATACGTGATGGTAGCCTGGATTCCGCATAAAAAAGAATTTACCCTGGAAGATGCCAAAAAAGCTGCGGCCGATTTTAACCAGGCCGGTAAAGTATTGCAGGAACAAGGCGTTACCTTGTGTTACCACAATCACGGCTACGAGTTTCAACCGTACCAAAACGGCACCTTGTTCGATTACCTGGCCGAAAACACTGATCCCAAATACGTTTCGTTTGAAATGGACATGTTGTGGGCTTACCACGGCGGCCAGGACCCGGTTAAATTGCTAAACAAGTACGGCAGCCGCTGGAAACTGATGCACTTAAAAGATTTGCGCAAAGGCGTAAAAGGCGATTTAACTGGTAATACCTCCACCGAAAACGATGTAGTTCTGGGCACCGGCCAGTTAGATGTACCCGCCATTTTGTTAGCTGCCAAAAAAGTAGGAATCAAACATTACTTCATCGAAGACGAAAGCCCCCGCTGGAGCAAGCAAGTTCCGAAGACTATGGCGTATTTGAAGAGTTTGAAAGAATAG